The following proteins are co-located in the Pedobacter sp. FW305-3-2-15-E-R2A2 genome:
- the dapA gene encoding 4-hydroxy-tetrahydrodipicolinate synthase produces the protein MNKFHGTGVAVVTPFNADGTVDYEGLKNLINYLVEGKVEYLVSLGTTGEASTLNKSEKKKIWEFTAEINNGRLPLVAGIGGNDTAEVAQSIRDFEANGYEAILSASPYYNKPTQEGIYQHYKAVAEASALPVLLYNVPGRTASNVSPETTCRLANDFKNIIGTKEASGNFDQFNQIMRDKPADFMLISGDDPVALPMISLGAVGVISVIGNALPKQLSDMIRLALKGDFNAAVPLHLNLIEFTRQMFAEGNPAGVKAALKQLGVCDDHVRLPLVKVSDELRQAIIAETKRITA, from the coding sequence ATGAATAAATTTCACGGAACAGGTGTAGCAGTGGTTACACCATTTAATGCAGACGGAACAGTAGATTATGAAGGACTAAAAAACCTCATCAATTACTTAGTCGAAGGAAAGGTAGAATACCTGGTATCCTTAGGTACCACAGGAGAAGCGTCAACCCTGAATAAGAGTGAGAAGAAGAAGATCTGGGAATTTACTGCTGAAATCAATAATGGCCGTTTACCGCTTGTTGCAGGTATCGGAGGAAACGATACTGCAGAAGTTGCACAAAGCATAAGAGATTTTGAAGCGAATGGTTATGAGGCGATCTTATCCGCCAGTCCATATTATAATAAGCCAACTCAGGAAGGCATTTATCAGCATTATAAAGCGGTGGCTGAAGCCAGTGCATTACCTGTTTTATTGTACAATGTACCGGGACGTACCGCAAGTAATGTGAGTCCGGAAACCACCTGTCGTTTGGCCAATGATTTTAAAAACATCATCGGAACAAAAGAAGCTTCGGGGAATTTTGACCAGTTTAACCAGATCATGAGGGATAAACCAGCTGATTTTATGTTAATCTCCGGCGATGATCCTGTGGCTTTGCCAATGATCTCCCTGGGTGCCGTAGGTGTGATCTCTGTGATTGGAAACGCTTTGCCAAAACAATTGTCTGATATGATCAGATTGGCTTTAAAAGGTGATTTCAATGCTGCAGTTCCATTACACCTGAACCTGATTGAATTTACCAGACAGATGTTTGCAGAAGGCAATCCTGCCGGCGTAAAAGCAGCCCTGAAACAATTGGGTGTTTGTGATGATCATGTGCGTTTACCTTTGGTAAAAGTATCGGATGAATTGCGTCAGGCGATCATTGCAGAAACGAAAAGAATCACTGCATAA
- a CDS encoding histone H1 encodes MKKFNEAKELVAALEADADKFYNKANSAAGTRVRKGMQDLKNLAQAIRLEVQETKNKAN; translated from the coding sequence ATGAAAAAATTTAATGAAGCAAAAGAACTTGTTGCCGCTTTAGAAGCTGATGCAGACAAATTCTACAACAAAGCCAACAGTGCTGCAGGAACCCGCGTACGTAAAGGTATGCAAGACCTTAAAAACCTAGCTCAGGCTATTCGTTTGGAAGTTCAGGAGACTAAAAACAAAGCCAACTAA
- a CDS encoding aminotransferase class I/II-fold pyridoxal phosphate-dependent enzyme translates to MDIFDKVAKRMGPIGQHQKWSHGYFSFPKLEGDIAPHMNFRGKEHLVWSLNNYLGLANHPEVREADKQGATDFGMAYPMGARMMSGNSKYHEQMEQELAAFVGKPDAFLLNYGYQGMVSIIDCLVDRNDVIVYDAESHACIIDGLRLHMGKRFVYQHNDIDSARKQLERATKLVEQTGGGILLITEGVFGMSGAQGKLKELIELKKDFDFRLLIDDAHGFGTMGPTGAGTHEAQDCIDGVDVYFGTFAKSMAGIGAFVASTEELTNFFRYNMRSQTFAKALPMPMVIGLLKRLELLKNSPELRERLWNIATTLQNGLRERGFDLGVTNTMVTPVFLKGELLEATALTMDLRENYGIFCSIVVYPVIPKGLIELRLIPTAAHTLEDVQRTLDAFSEVSEKLKSGYYKENQFSMA, encoded by the coding sequence TTGGATATTTTTGATAAAGTAGCAAAGCGCATGGGCCCGATTGGTCAGCACCAAAAATGGTCACATGGATATTTCTCTTTTCCTAAATTAGAAGGAGATATCGCGCCTCACATGAATTTTCGTGGCAAAGAACATTTAGTTTGGAGTTTAAACAATTATTTAGGGTTAGCAAACCATCCTGAGGTAAGAGAAGCAGATAAGCAGGGAGCAACAGATTTCGGTATGGCCTATCCTATGGGCGCAAGGATGATGTCGGGGAACTCTAAATACCATGAGCAAATGGAGCAGGAGCTGGCAGCCTTTGTTGGAAAACCTGATGCATTTTTGTTAAACTATGGTTACCAGGGAATGGTGTCGATCATCGACTGTCTGGTAGACAGAAATGACGTGATTGTTTATGATGCGGAATCTCACGCCTGTATTATAGATGGTTTACGCCTGCATATGGGAAAACGTTTTGTATATCAGCATAATGATATTGACAGTGCCCGTAAGCAATTAGAGCGTGCGACTAAACTGGTAGAACAAACCGGTGGTGGCATCCTTTTAATTACTGAAGGTGTTTTCGGAATGTCCGGAGCACAGGGGAAACTAAAAGAACTGATTGAATTAAAGAAAGATTTCGATTTCCGTTTGCTGATTGATGATGCACATGGTTTTGGTACAATGGGACCAACAGGTGCAGGAACTCATGAGGCTCAGGATTGTATTGATGGGGTAGACGTTTACTTTGGTACTTTTGCCAAGTCGATGGCCGGTATTGGTGCTTTCGTTGCCTCTACTGAGGAGCTGACGAATTTCTTCCGTTATAACATGCGTTCCCAGACTTTTGCAAAGGCTTTGCCTATGCCAATGGTAATTGGGTTGCTGAAGCGTTTGGAATTGCTTAAAAACAGCCCCGAGCTAAGAGAACGCTTATGGAATATCGCCACTACCCTTCAGAATGGTTTAAGGGAGCGTGGATTCGATTTAGGTGTAACGAATACGATGGTGACACCGGTATTCTTAAAAGGAGAGTTGTTAGAAGCTACGGCATTAACGATGGACCTTCGTGAGAACTACGGGATCTTCTGTTCGATTGTGGTGTATCCGGTAATTCCTAAGGGACTAATCGAGCTGAGGTTGATTCCTACAGCGGCACATACTTTGGAAGATGTACAGCGTACCTTAGATGCTTTTAGCGAAGTCTCTGAAAAACTTAAAAGCGGTTATTACAAAGAGAACCAGTTCTCTATGGCTTAA
- the ftsZ gene encoding cell division protein FtsZ, producing MQFEMLKDKSSIIKVIGVGGGGGNAVNHMYRQGITGVDFIICNTDAQALEFSPIPNKVQLGASLTEGMGAGSIPEVGKNSAIENIDDIKQMLGSTTKMLFITAGMGGGTGTGASPIIAKAAKELDILTVAIVTTPFAFEGKRRKMQANDGLDELKKYVDSYLVISNDRLREIFGNLTLGSAFAQADDILTTAAKGIAEIITVPGYINVDFKDVRTVMKDSGVSIMGSFACDGENRALNAVEGALASPLLKDNEIEGARYILLNISSGLREVTMDEVTIITDYIQDKAGLSADLIWGNCIDENLEDKLSVTIIATGFQTTEQRDEEKKNVKKISLLTPEEAPLVKPIEAVNSFIAPKPEAVSNEPVMKAKDEIKQSDLFGDLYGNNKRKMEDPENGIVRHTLVEEEASAAESQEPSFEFEIKVAETDFVFEKPESVFNNDVEPQKQEVPETGADDDKNDESIEDQLKKSKERILRLKDLSMKLRTSNGLQELENEPAYKRKQMQLQQVQHSSESQVSRFTLSNDEDGSTEIRPNNSFLHDNVD from the coding sequence ATGCAGTTCGAAATGTTAAAAGATAAGTCATCAATCATCAAGGTAATTGGTGTTGGTGGCGGTGGTGGTAATGCGGTAAACCATATGTACCGTCAGGGAATTACAGGAGTAGACTTTATTATTTGTAATACAGATGCGCAAGCATTGGAGTTTAGCCCAATCCCTAATAAAGTACAATTGGGTGCAAGCCTTACAGAAGGAATGGGCGCAGGCTCAATCCCTGAGGTTGGAAAAAACTCTGCTATTGAAAATATAGATGACATCAAACAAATGCTGGGAAGCACGACAAAGATGTTATTTATTACAGCCGGAATGGGTGGTGGTACCGGAACAGGTGCAAGCCCGATCATTGCTAAAGCAGCCAAAGAATTAGACATATTAACCGTAGCCATCGTGACTACGCCTTTTGCCTTTGAAGGAAAGAGACGTAAGATGCAGGCCAATGATGGTTTGGATGAGCTGAAGAAATATGTGGATTCGTACCTGGTAATTTCGAACGACCGGTTGCGTGAAATTTTTGGTAACCTGACGTTGGGTTCTGCTTTCGCGCAGGCCGATGATATCTTAACTACCGCCGCAAAAGGAATTGCAGAGATCATTACCGTACCTGGATATATCAACGTGGATTTTAAAGATGTGCGCACCGTGATGAAAGACAGCGGGGTATCCATCATGGGTAGTTTTGCCTGTGACGGTGAGAACCGTGCATTAAATGCGGTGGAAGGGGCTTTAGCTTCGCCATTATTAAAAGACAATGAGATTGAAGGTGCCAGATATATTTTATTAAATATCAGTTCAGGTTTACGCGAAGTAACGATGGACGAGGTGACGATCATCACGGATTACATTCAGGACAAAGCAGGTCTTTCTGCAGACTTGATCTGGGGTAACTGTATTGATGAAAATCTGGAAGATAAATTGTCGGTGACGATCATCGCAACAGGATTCCAGACCACAGAGCAACGTGATGAAGAAAAAAAGAATGTAAAAAAGATTTCTTTGCTGACGCCTGAGGAGGCTCCTTTGGTAAAACCTATAGAAGCAGTAAACTCTTTTATTGCACCTAAACCTGAAGCGGTTTCGAATGAGCCGGTGATGAAAGCAAAGGATGAAATTAAACAGTCTGATCTTTTCGGTGACCTGTACGGAAACAATAAGAGAAAAATGGAAGATCCTGAAAACGGGATCGTAAGACATACCCTGGTAGAAGAAGAAGCTTCGGCTGCGGAAAGCCAGGAACCTTCTTTTGAGTTTGAGATCAAAGTGGCAGAAACTGATTTTGTATTTGAAAAACCAGAGTCTGTATTTAACAATGATGTAGAACCTCAAAAACAGGAAGTGCCTGAAACAGGTGCTGATGATGATAAAAACGATGAGTCCATCGAAGATCAGTTGAAAAAATCCAAAGAAAGAATTTTGAGATTAAAAGACCTGAGCATGAAATTGAGAACCAGTAATGGTTTACAGGAACTGGAAAATGAACCGGCTTACAAACGCAAACAAATGCAATTGCAACAGGTTCAGCACTCTTCAGAATCTCAGGTTTCAAGATTTACTTTGAGCAATGACGAGGACGGATCTACAGAGATCAGACCTAATAATTCCTTCTTACATGATAACGTTGATTAA
- the ligA gene encoding NAD-dependent DNA ligase LigA, with translation MPLMEIKDKMEALVKELNQHSYNYYVLAMPTIADYEFDQKLAALDKLEKEHPEFADPNSPTLKVGGDITKNFTTVPHRWPMLSLGNTYNEQDLRDFDDRVRKTIGDQFQYVCELKFDGLSISLTYEDSKLVRAVTRGDGSKGDDVTTNIKTIRNVPHQLKNKAVPPLFEIRGEIFMHRAAFDRLNKEREELGEVQYANPRNFAAGTVKMQDSKEVAKRPLDCFLYSLNTDKNYFKTHWESLENLKEWGFNVCEHTKLSSSMDEVLAFVQYWEEARFKLSYEIDGIVIKVNSYAQQQELGFTAKSPRWAISYKYKAQEVETILEKVTYQVGRTGAVTPVANLKPVQLAGTTVKRATLHNANEIERLDLHEGDSVFVEKGGEIIPKIINVNLAKRKEGAVKVNYPTLCPECNTSLIRKEGEVAFYCPNDEACPPQIVGKMQHFIGRKAMNIDGLGDETIETFYQRGLVAHISDLYTLHEKSDQLKTLDRFGERSIENMLKGIEQSKQMPFEKVLFGLGIRYVGETVARKLAVGTKNIDKLTSASLEELVAIDEIGQRIAESIIEYFGKPEHLQQIDLLKGYGLQFEVVEKEITLESDKLTGKTFVISGVFENYSREELKEMIENNGGKILSGISAKLNYLVAGDNMGPSKLEKANKLNVPLISVDDLLELLK, from the coding sequence ATGCCACTTATGGAGATAAAAGACAAAATGGAAGCCTTGGTTAAGGAGCTTAACCAACACAGTTACAATTATTATGTTTTGGCAATGCCTACCATTGCAGATTACGAATTTGATCAAAAGTTAGCAGCGCTGGATAAACTGGAAAAAGAACATCCTGAATTTGCTGATCCCAACTCTCCGACGTTAAAAGTTGGGGGCGATATCACTAAAAATTTCACCACCGTTCCCCACCGTTGGCCCATGCTGTCTTTAGGCAATACCTATAATGAGCAGGACCTCCGTGACTTCGACGACCGTGTCAGAAAAACCATTGGCGACCAGTTTCAATATGTTTGTGAACTAAAATTTGATGGCCTCTCCATCAGCCTCACCTATGAAGATTCCAAATTGGTCAGAGCTGTTACCCGCGGCGATGGCAGCAAAGGTGATGATGTCACCACCAATATCAAAACCATCCGTAATGTACCACATCAATTAAAAAATAAAGCGGTTCCTCCTCTTTTTGAAATCAGAGGGGAAATTTTCATGCACCGTGCAGCCTTTGACCGCCTCAACAAGGAACGTGAAGAGCTCGGTGAGGTCCAATATGCCAATCCAAGAAATTTTGCCGCAGGGACCGTTAAAATGCAGGATTCCAAAGAAGTAGCCAAACGTCCGCTGGATTGTTTTCTTTATTCTCTGAATACGGATAAAAACTATTTCAAAACGCATTGGGAAAGCTTAGAGAACCTCAAAGAATGGGGCTTCAATGTTTGTGAGCATACCAAACTCAGCAGCAGTATGGATGAGGTATTGGCCTTTGTCCAATACTGGGAAGAAGCCCGTTTTAAATTATCCTACGAGATCGACGGAATCGTTATAAAAGTGAACAGTTATGCACAGCAACAGGAATTGGGTTTTACTGCCAAATCCCCACGCTGGGCCATTTCTTATAAATACAAAGCACAGGAAGTAGAGACCATTCTGGAAAAGGTAACTTATCAGGTAGGACGTACGGGTGCCGTTACCCCTGTGGCCAACCTTAAGCCAGTTCAGCTGGCGGGGACAACGGTTAAAAGGGCCACATTGCACAATGCAAATGAAATTGAAAGACTGGATCTTCATGAAGGCGACAGCGTCTTCGTAGAAAAAGGAGGAGAAATCATTCCCAAGATCATCAATGTCAACCTAGCGAAACGTAAGGAAGGTGCGGTAAAGGTCAACTACCCGACGCTTTGTCCGGAATGTAATACCAGCCTGATCAGAAAAGAAGGAGAAGTCGCGTTCTACTGTCCTAATGACGAGGCTTGTCCGCCGCAGATCGTTGGAAAAATGCAACATTTCATCGGCCGCAAGGCGATGAACATCGACGGACTGGGAGATGAAACGATCGAAACCTTTTATCAGCGTGGTTTGGTAGCCCATATCAGCGACCTGTATACCTTGCATGAAAAATCCGATCAATTGAAAACCCTGGATCGTTTTGGAGAGCGTTCTATTGAAAACATGCTGAAGGGAATAGAACAGTCCAAACAAATGCCTTTCGAAAAAGTCCTTTTTGGATTGGGAATAAGGTATGTTGGCGAAACCGTTGCCCGCAAACTGGCGGTAGGAACAAAGAATATCGACAAATTAACCAGTGCAAGCCTGGAAGAGCTGGTTGCGATTGATGAAATTGGTCAGAGAATCGCAGAAAGCATTATAGAATACTTTGGAAAACCAGAACATTTGCAACAAATTGACTTGTTAAAAGGCTATGGCCTGCAATTCGAAGTAGTAGAAAAAGAAATTACACTGGAAAGTGACAAATTAACTGGAAAAACATTTGTAATTTCGGGAGTTTTTGAGAATTACAGTAGAGAAGAGCTCAAAGAAATGATAGAAAACAATGGGGGCAAGATCTTAAGCGGCATTTCTGCAAAGCTGAATTACCTTGTAGCAGGTGATAACATGGGTCCTTCCAAATTAGAGAAGGCAAATAAGTTAAATGTCCCCCTGATTTCTGTAGACGACCTATTAGAGTTATTGAAGTAA